A stretch of DNA from Noviherbaspirillum sedimenti:
AACAGGAGGCAGGCCATGGAAGAGAATCTCGTCCGGCGAATCGCATCCAATCCCCGGTATCAGAAACTTGTCGCGGTGCGCACGAAATTCGGCTGGACGCTGGCCGTGCTGATGCTGATAGTCTATTACGGCTACATCCTGCTGATCGCTTTCAACAAGGAATTGCTCGCCAAAAGAATCGGCGATGGCGTGATGACCTGGGGAATACCGATCGGCCTCTTCGTGATTCTGTTTACCGTGATCATCACCGGCATTTATGTCTCGCGCGCCAACAAGGAATTCGACGACCTGACCGCAGCGATCCGCAAGGAGGTGCTGTGATGGCCGACTTCAAGCATATTCCCGCCAGTCTCCTGCTGATGACTTGTGCAGGCGCCGCCTGCGCTGCCGGCGATTCGCTCGGGCAGGCTGTCAAGCAGCCGACCAACTGGACTGCGATCGCCATGTTCGCGGTGTTCGTGGTATTTACCCTGTTCATCACCAAATGGGCGGCGTCCAAGACCAAATCCGCCGCTGACTTTTATACGGCGGGCGGCGGCATCACCGGCTTCCAGAATGGCCTGGCGATCGCCGGCGACTACATGTCGGCGGCTTCCTTTCTCGGTATTTCAGCGGCGGTGTACCTCAACGGCTATGACGGCCTGATCTATTCGATCGGCTTCCTGGTCGGCTGGCCGGTACTGACCTTCCTGATGGCCGAGCGCCTGCGCAATCTCGGGCGCTTTACTTTCGCCGATGTCGCCGCCTATCGTTTTTCACAAACGCCGATCCGCGTGTTCGCGGCTTCCGGCACGCTGGTGGTGGTGGCGTTTTACCTGATCGCCCAGATGGTTGGCGCCGGCCAGTTGATCAAGCTGCTGTTCGGCCTCGAATACTGGATGGCGGTGGTCATCGTCGGCACCCTGATGATGGTGTACGTGTTGTTTGGCGGCATGACGGCAACCACCTGGGTGCAGATCATCAAGGCGATCATGCTGTTGTCTGGCGCCACCTTCATGGTCTTTATGGTGCTGTACCAGTTCAATTTCAGTCCGGAGGCACTGTTTGCGAAAGCGGTGGAGGTGCATCCGAAGGCGCAGGCGATCATGGGGCCGGGCGGTTTCATCAAGGATCCCATTTCGGCGATTTCGTTCGGCATGGCGCTGATGTTCGGTACCGCTGGCCTGCCGCATATCCTGATGCGCTTCTTTACCGTGCCGAGCGCGAAGGAGGCGCGCAAGTCGGTGTTCTGGGCCACCACCTGGATCGCTTATTTCTATATGCTGACCTTTATCATCGGTTTTGGCGCGATCGTCCTGGTCAGTACCAATCCAGTCTACAAAGATATGGCGGGCAAACTGCTGGGCGGCGACAACATGGCGGCAGTGCACCTGGCCACAGCAGTTGGCGGTAATGTCTTCCTCGGCTTCATCTCCGCCGTGGCGTTCGCCACCATTCTCGCAGTGGTGGCCGGCCTGACACTGTCGGGTGCTTCGGCGGTATCGCACGACCTGTATTCCACCGTCATCAAGAAGGGCAGGGCCAGCAGCAAGGACGAACTCGGCGTTTCCCGCATTACCACAGTGGTGCTGGGTGTGGTGGCGGTCATCCTGGGGATCGTCTTCGAGAAGCAGAACATCGCCTTCATGGTGTCGCTGGCCTTCGCCGTCGCGGCATCGGCCACCTTTCCGGTATTGTTCATGTCGGTGATGTGGAAGGATTGCACCACGCGCGGCGCCACCATCGGCGGCTTCATCGGCCTGGTCACTGCGGTGGGCCTGACCATCCTGTCGAAGTCGGTGTGGGTGGATGTGCTGCACAATGCCACGGCGATTTTTCCCTACACGTCGCCGGCGCTGTTTTCCATGACCGCGGGCTTCGTCGGCATCTGGCTGTTTTCGATCATGGACAATAGCGAACGGGCACGCCTGGACCGCGCAGGTTATGAAGCGCAGAAAGTGCGTTCGGAAACCGGCATCGGCGCGGCGGCGGCGTCCGGCCATTGAGCGGGCGGGGGGGCTGCGGCATCCTCGAGGGACGTCCCATGTCGCTGCATAATCTGATCGGACAACGTCTGCTGGCCCTGTTCATGCTGGGCTGGCTGTTGTTCAATTATCCCTTGCTCGCCCTGTTTGGCAGTGGCGAAAACTGGTTCGGCTTGCCGGCGACGTATGTGTACCTGTTTGCCGTGTGGGCGTTGCTGATTGCCCTGATGGCATGGGTGGCGGAACATCGGCAGGACAGGCAACAGCGCACGGCGCAGCCGGACCAGATGGACGACGCCAACGCTGCCGGCGCGCCCGGCGCCGTGGATTGACATGCTGCATGGCTGGACCATCGCGCTGGTATCGTTCGCGTATCTCGGCCTGCTGTTCGCGATCGCCTTTTACGGCGACCGGCGTGCCGCGGCGGGCGCCAGCATCATCGCCAGTCCCTATGTCTATGCCTTGTCGCTGGCGGTGTATGCCACTACCTGGACGTTTTACGGCAGCGTCGGGCGTGCTGCCGTCAGCGGCATCGGTTTCCTGCCGATTTACCTGGGGCCGACGCTAATGGCAGCATTGTGGTGGATCGTCCTGCGCAAGATGATCCGCATCAGCAAGGCCAATCGCATCACCTCGATCGCCGATTTCATCGCTTCCCGCTATGGCAAGAGTGCGCTGCTCGGCGGCATGGTGAGCGTGGGCGCGGTGGTCGGCGTGGTGCCGTATATCGCGCTGCAGTTAAAGGCGGTGTCATCCAGCCTGGCGGTGCTGACGCGATATCCAGACATCCAGGCGATGGGCGCGACCACGGGCGCGTTCTGGTCGGATACCGCACTGTATCTGGCGCTGCTGCTGGCGGCATTTACGATCCTGTTCGGCACCCGCCACCTCGACGCATCCGAGCGTCACGAAGGCATGGTGGCGGCGATCGCGTTCGAGTCGCTGGTCAAGCTGCTGGCGTTCCTGGCGGTGGGACTCTACGTCGGCTACGTCATGTACGATGGCTTGGCCGACCTGTTCCGCCAGGCCCGTGCGCTGCCCGCGCTGGCGTCGCTGCTGAGCCTGGATGGCGCCATGGCGGTGGTCAGCGCGGGCGCCACGGCAACCGAGCAGGCCGGTTTCGGCAGCTGGGCCGCGTTGATCGTGCTGTCCATGCTGTCGATTCTTTGCCTGCCGCGGCAGTTCCAGATCGCGGTCGTGGAAAATATTGACGAGCGCCATGTGGCCCGCGCCATCTGGCTGTTGCCGCTGTATCTGCTGGTGATCAATATCTTTGTGTTGCCGATCGCCTTGGCCGGGCGCATGCATTTCCCCGATGGCGGCGTCGATGCCGACATGTTCGTGCTGATCCTGCCCTTGCTGGAAAACCGCCAGGCACTGGCGCTGCTGGTCTTTATCGGCGGGTTGTCGGCGGCTACTGCCATGATCATCGTCGAGACCATTGCCCTTAGCACCATGCTGTGCAACGACGTGGTGATGCCGCTACTGCTGCGCGCCAAACGCCTGCGCCTTGAGCAGCGTCGCGATTTGAGCGGCATGCTGCTCAATGTCAGGCGGGGCGCAATCCTGCTGCTGATGCTGCTGGGCTATGCCTATTCCCGTCTCGCCGGCGAAGCGTATGCGCTGGTGTCGATCGGCCTGATTTCCTTTGCCGCCGTCGCCC
This window harbors:
- a CDS encoding cation acetate symporter gives rise to the protein MADFKHIPASLLLMTCAGAACAAGDSLGQAVKQPTNWTAIAMFAVFVVFTLFITKWAASKTKSAADFYTAGGGITGFQNGLAIAGDYMSAASFLGISAAVYLNGYDGLIYSIGFLVGWPVLTFLMAERLRNLGRFTFADVAAYRFSQTPIRVFAASGTLVVVAFYLIAQMVGAGQLIKLLFGLEYWMAVVIVGTLMMVYVLFGGMTATTWVQIIKAIMLLSGATFMVFMVLYQFNFSPEALFAKAVEVHPKAQAIMGPGGFIKDPISAISFGMALMFGTAGLPHILMRFFTVPSAKEARKSVFWATTWIAYFYMLTFIIGFGAIVLVSTNPVYKDMAGKLLGGDNMAAVHLATAVGGNVFLGFISAVAFATILAVVAGLTLSGASAVSHDLYSTVIKKGRASSKDELGVSRITTVVLGVVAVILGIVFEKQNIAFMVSLAFAVAASATFPVLFMSVMWKDCTTRGATIGGFIGLVTAVGLTILSKSVWVDVLHNATAIFPYTSPALFSMTAGFVGIWLFSIMDNSERARLDRAGYEAQKVRSETGIGAAAASGH
- a CDS encoding DUF485 domain-containing protein — encoded protein: MEENLVRRIASNPRYQKLVAVRTKFGWTLAVLMLIVYYGYILLIAFNKELLAKRIGDGVMTWGIPIGLFVILFTVIITGIYVSRANKEFDDLTAAIRKEVL